In the genome of Pseudomonas bubulae, one region contains:
- the tauA gene encoding taurine ABC transporter substrate-binding protein has product MKLHSPLRLLAALSLAGASFFAQAASSDVTVAYQTTVDPAKVAQADGAYEKATDAKINWRKFDNGADIIAAIASGDVQIAYLGSSPLTAAVTRNVPVETFLIATQLGGSEALVARNGSGINGPQDLVGKKVAVPFVSTGHYSLLAALKHWNIDPSKVQILNLAPPAIVAAWKRGDIDATYVWDPALGTAKENGKVLITSGELGKLGAPTFDAWIVRKDYAAKHPEVVKQFAKVTLDAYADYHKDPKAWLANQGNIDKVVKLSGAKAADIPLLQGNVYPLAADQVVLLGAPTTKALADTAAFLKEQKKVDAVLPDYAPSVNATFVTQ; this is encoded by the coding sequence ATGAAACTGCACTCTCCCCTACGCCTTTTGGCTGCTTTGTCTCTGGCGGGTGCCAGCTTCTTCGCGCAGGCTGCCAGCTCGGATGTCACCGTGGCTTACCAAACCACCGTTGACCCGGCCAAAGTCGCCCAGGCCGACGGTGCTTACGAAAAAGCCACTGACGCCAAGATCAACTGGCGCAAATTCGATAACGGCGCAGACATCATTGCGGCCATTGCCTCGGGTGATGTGCAGATTGCCTACCTGGGTTCGAGCCCGCTCACCGCCGCCGTGACCCGTAACGTACCGGTCGAAACCTTTTTGATCGCCACTCAGTTGGGCGGTTCTGAAGCCCTGGTCGCCCGCAACGGCTCCGGTATCAACGGCCCGCAGGACCTGGTCGGCAAAAAAGTAGCCGTGCCGTTTGTGTCCACCGGTCACTACAGCCTGCTGGCTGCATTGAAGCACTGGAACATCGACCCTTCGAAAGTACAGATTCTGAATCTCGCACCGCCTGCCATTGTCGCGGCCTGGAAGCGTGGCGATATTGACGCCACCTACGTATGGGACCCGGCTTTGGGCACTGCCAAAGAGAACGGCAAAGTGCTGATCACTTCCGGTGAGCTGGGCAAGCTCGGTGCGCCGACCTTTGATGCCTGGATCGTGCGCAAGGACTACGCCGCCAAGCACCCGGAAGTCGTTAAGCAGTTCGCCAAAGTGACTCTGGATGCCTACGCCGACTACCACAAGGACCCTAAAGCCTGGCTGGCCAATCAGGGCAATATCGACAAGGTTGTGAAGCTCTCGGGCGCCAAGGCGGCCGATATCCCGCTGCTGCAAGGCAACGTCTACCCGTTGGCGGCTGATCAGGTGGTATTGCTGGGCGCACCGACTACCAAAGCCCTGGCCGACACTGCTGCCTTCCTGAAAGAGCAGAAAAAAGTCGACGCTGTACTGCCGGACTACGCGCCGTCGGTCAACGCCACTTTTGTTACTCAATAA
- a CDS encoding gamma-glutamyl-gamma-aminobutyrate hydrolase family protein, with protein MSRLPLIGVTACTKQIGLHPYHITGDKYVRAVAVAAKGLPLIIPSLAELIDPTDIIDGLDGLLFTGSPSNIEPHLYHGPASAPDTLHDPERDRTTLPLIRAALAAGVPVLGICRGFQELNVALGGSLHQKLHEVEGFIEHREDPSAPVEVQYAPSHAMHVQPGGVLAALGLPTEFEVNSIHTQGIDRLAPGLRAEALAPDGLVEAVSVKDGKAFALAVQWHPEWQVSSNPIYLAIFQAFGDACRRRATQRDADASVNA; from the coding sequence ATGTCACGCCTGCCGTTAATCGGCGTCACCGCCTGCACCAAGCAGATCGGTTTGCATCCTTATCACATCACTGGCGATAAGTACGTGCGAGCAGTTGCAGTGGCCGCCAAAGGCTTGCCCCTGATCATTCCGTCACTGGCGGAACTGATTGATCCGACCGATATTATTGACGGTCTGGACGGCCTGCTCTTTACCGGGTCGCCTTCCAATATTGAACCCCACTTGTATCACGGCCCCGCCAGCGCACCAGACACGCTGCATGATCCCGAGCGTGATCGCACCACCCTTCCGCTGATTCGTGCTGCATTGGCAGCGGGCGTTCCGGTGCTCGGCATTTGCCGCGGCTTTCAGGAGTTGAATGTAGCTCTGGGTGGCTCACTTCACCAGAAATTGCATGAAGTCGAAGGTTTTATCGAACATCGCGAAGACCCCAGTGCCCCTGTTGAGGTGCAATATGCACCGAGCCACGCCATGCACGTCCAGCCCGGCGGAGTGTTGGCCGCTTTGGGCTTGCCCACTGAGTTCGAGGTCAACTCGATTCATACCCAGGGTATCGATCGCCTGGCCCCCGGTTTACGCGCAGAAGCCCTTGCACCGGACGGTCTGGTCGAAGCCGTGTCGGTCAAAGACGGCAAGGCTTTTGCTTTGGCGGTTCAGTGGCACCCCGAATGGCAGGTAAGCTCCAACCCGATTTACCTCGCCATCTTCCAGGCATTTGGAGATGCCTGCAGACGGCGCGCAACACAACGCGACGCAGATGCGTCAGTAAACGCCTGA
- a CDS encoding TetR/AcrR family transcriptional regulator: MSSRATPRKPRARSQGRIDTILDAARTLLTAQGVSSLSIYNVAEHAQIPPSSVYHFFAGVPALLEALTGDIHAAFRACLQAPIEHDALKDWRDLSHIVEHRMLTIYNEDAAARQLILAQHGLTEVTQADRQHDLELGQLMHALFMRHFELPALPQDVDVFALAMELGDRVYARSIQLHDSITPRMAEEGMRVVDAYLGLYLPPFLPKRKSPTVNL; this comes from the coding sequence ATGTCCAGCCGCGCCACACCCCGAAAGCCACGCGCTCGCAGCCAGGGCCGCATCGACACGATACTTGACGCTGCCCGCACGCTGCTGACGGCGCAGGGCGTATCCAGCCTGTCGATTTACAACGTGGCAGAGCACGCACAAATCCCGCCGTCGTCGGTTTATCACTTTTTCGCGGGCGTACCCGCGCTCCTTGAGGCGCTGACCGGTGATATTCACGCAGCCTTCCGCGCCTGTCTGCAGGCGCCGATCGAGCATGATGCGTTGAAAGACTGGCGCGATCTTTCGCACATTGTTGAACACCGAATGCTGACGATCTACAACGAAGATGCAGCCGCCCGGCAGTTAATTCTCGCCCAGCATGGCCTTACCGAAGTCACACAAGCCGACCGCCAGCACGACCTTGAGCTGGGGCAATTGATGCACGCGCTGTTTATGCGCCACTTTGAATTGCCAGCACTGCCACAGGACGTGGACGTGTTTGCCCTGGCGATGGAGCTGGGCGACCGCGTGTATGCACGCTCCATCCAGCTGCACGACAGCATCACCCCGCGTATGGCCGAAGAAGGCATGCGCGTGGTGGATGCTTATCTGGGGTTGTATTTGCCGCCGTTTTTGCCGAAACGCAAGAGCCCGACGGTAAACCTGTAG
- the tauB gene encoding taurine ABC transporter ATP-binding subunit — MALLTLERISAQYPGAAEPVLSDISVSLGPQQLLVALGPSGSGKTSLLNLIAGFVEPSAGRITLDNVPVHGPSAERGVVFQDDVLLPWQDVLANVAFGLELAGVPRDKREARAREMLSLVDLSGFEKRRVWELSGGQKQRVGLARALAADPRVLLMDEPFGALDAFTREQMQELLLQVCRRTDKPVFLITHDIEEAVFLATDLILLAPNPGRIVERLSLDFGQRYNAGESARSIKSDPRFIETREHVLDRVFSQRGAAQRQERA, encoded by the coding sequence ATGGCCTTGTTAACACTGGAGCGCATCAGCGCACAGTACCCGGGCGCCGCTGAGCCGGTGCTGTCGGATATTTCCGTCAGCCTCGGGCCACAGCAACTGCTGGTCGCACTTGGCCCGTCGGGCAGCGGCAAGACCTCCTTGTTGAACCTGATCGCTGGCTTCGTCGAGCCCAGCGCTGGTCGAATTACCCTCGACAACGTACCCGTCCACGGCCCGAGTGCCGAGCGCGGTGTGGTGTTTCAGGATGATGTGTTGCTGCCCTGGCAAGACGTACTGGCCAACGTGGCTTTCGGCCTTGAACTGGCCGGTGTGCCACGGGACAAGCGCGAAGCCCGTGCCCGTGAAATGCTTTCGCTGGTGGATTTGTCCGGCTTTGAAAAGCGCCGCGTATGGGAGCTGTCTGGCGGTCAAAAACAGCGGGTGGGCCTGGCCCGCGCGCTGGCTGCCGACCCTCGCGTATTGCTGATGGATGAGCCTTTCGGTGCCCTCGATGCGTTCACCCGTGAGCAGATGCAGGAACTGTTGCTGCAAGTGTGCCGGCGCACCGACAAGCCGGTATTTCTGATTACCCACGACATTGAAGAAGCGGTGTTTCTGGCCACTGACCTGATTTTGCTGGCGCCCAACCCCGGCCGCATTGTTGAGCGTCTGAGCCTGGATTTTGGCCAGCGCTACAACGCCGGCGAATCGGCACGTTCGATCAAGTCCGACCCTCGCTTTATTGAAACCCGTGAGCACGTGCTTGATCGCGTGTTTTCACAACGCGGTGCCGCCCAGCGGCAGGAGCGCGCATGA
- a CDS encoding glutamine synthetase family protein: protein MSNNLDQLTDWLKDHKITEVECMIADLTGITRGKISPTNKFIAEKGMRLPESVLLQTVTGDYVEDDIYYELLDPADIDMVCRPDQNAVFVVPWAIEPTAQVIHDTYDKQGNPIELSPRNVLKKVLKLYADHGWQPIVAPEMEFYLTKRSDDPDYPLQPPVGRSGRPETGRQSFSIEAANEFDPLFEDVYDWCELQKLDLDTLIHEDGTAQMEINFRHGDALSLADQILVFKRTMREAALKHDVAATFMAKPMTGEPGSAMHLHQSIIDINTGKNIFSNEDGTMSDLFLNHIGGLQKFIPELLPLFAPNVNSFRRFLPDTSAPVNVEWGEENRTVGLRVPDAGPQNRRVENRLPGADANPYLAIAASLLCGYIGMVEGINPSAPVVGRGYERRNLRLPLTIEDALERMENSKTVEKYLGTKFITGYVAVKRAEHENFKRVISSWEREFLLFAV, encoded by the coding sequence ATGAGTAACAACCTCGACCAGCTCACCGATTGGTTGAAAGACCACAAGATCACAGAAGTCGAATGCATGATCGCCGACCTTACCGGGATTACTCGCGGCAAGATCTCGCCGACCAACAAGTTCATTGCCGAAAAGGGCATGCGCCTGCCCGAGAGCGTATTGCTGCAAACCGTAACGGGCGACTATGTCGAAGACGACATCTATTACGAACTCCTCGATCCGGCCGACATCGACATGGTCTGCCGTCCCGATCAGAACGCAGTCTTTGTGGTGCCGTGGGCAATTGAGCCAACTGCTCAGGTGATTCACGATACCTACGACAAGCAGGGCAACCCGATCGAGCTGTCGCCGCGCAACGTGCTTAAAAAGGTGCTCAAACTCTACGCCGACCATGGCTGGCAGCCGATCGTGGCGCCGGAGATGGAGTTTTACCTGACCAAGCGCAGTGACGACCCGGATTACCCGTTGCAGCCGCCTGTGGGCCGCTCCGGCCGCCCGGAAACCGGTCGTCAGTCCTTCTCCATTGAAGCGGCCAACGAATTCGACCCGTTGTTCGAAGACGTATACGACTGGTGCGAACTGCAAAAGCTGGATCTGGACACGTTGATCCACGAAGACGGCACGGCGCAGATGGAAATCAACTTCCGTCACGGCGACGCACTGTCCCTGGCCGACCAGATTCTGGTGTTCAAGCGCACCATGCGCGAAGCCGCGCTCAAGCACGATGTCGCCGCCACGTTCATGGCCAAACCGATGACCGGCGAGCCTGGCAGTGCCATGCATTTGCACCAGAGCATCATCGATATCAACACCGGCAAAAACATCTTCTCCAATGAAGATGGAACCATGAGCGACCTGTTCCTGAACCACATCGGCGGGCTGCAGAAGTTCATTCCAGAACTGTTGCCGCTGTTTGCTCCGAATGTGAACTCGTTCCGCCGTTTCTTGCCTGATACCTCGGCACCGGTAAACGTGGAGTGGGGCGAGGAGAACCGTACCGTGGGTTTGCGCGTACCGGATGCCGGGCCGCAGAACCGTCGTGTCGAAAACCGCCTGCCGGGCGCCGATGCCAACCCGTACCTGGCTATTGCCGCCAGCCTGCTGTGTGGCTACATCGGCATGGTCGAAGGCATCAACCCGAGTGCGCCGGTAGTGGGCCGTGGGTACGAGCGCCGCAACCTGCGCTTGCCGTTGACCATTGAAGACGCCCTGGAGCGTATGGAAAACAGCAAGACGGTCGAGAAGTATCTGGGCACCAAGTTCATCACCGGCTACGTGGCAGTCAAACGTGCCGAACATGAAAACTTCAAGCGCGTCATCAGTTCGTGGGAGCGGGAATTCCTGCTGTTCGCCGTCTGA
- the tauD gene encoding taurine dioxygenase yields the protein MSLTITPISSALGAQIEGVDLTQPLSLEHRDAIEQALLEHHVVFFKNQSITPQQQARFAANFGDLHIHPIYPNVPGQPEVLVLDTAVTDVRDNAVWHTDVTFLPTPAMGAVLSAKQLPAFGGDTLWAAGIAAFEGLSKPLQVLLDGLTATHDFTKSFPLERFGSTPEDLARWEQTRKNNPPLSHPVIRTHPVSGRKSLFVNEGFTTRINELSEAESEAILKLLFAHATRPEYTIRWRWQENDVAFWDNRVTQHYAVDDYRPNRRVMHRATILGDAPF from the coding sequence ATGAGCCTGACCATTACCCCGATTAGCTCTGCCCTGGGCGCCCAGATTGAGGGTGTCGACCTGACTCAACCGCTGAGCCTTGAGCACCGTGATGCCATCGAGCAAGCCTTGCTTGAACATCATGTGGTGTTTTTCAAGAACCAGTCGATTACACCGCAGCAGCAGGCCCGTTTTGCCGCCAATTTTGGCGACCTGCATATTCACCCGATCTACCCCAACGTGCCTGGCCAGCCGGAAGTGCTGGTGCTGGACACCGCCGTGACTGACGTGCGTGACAACGCGGTATGGCACACCGACGTGACCTTTTTGCCAACCCCGGCCATGGGCGCGGTATTGAGTGCCAAGCAACTGCCGGCTTTTGGTGGTGACACTTTGTGGGCAGCCGGTATTGCCGCTTTTGAAGGGTTGTCGAAACCGTTGCAGGTGCTGCTCGATGGGCTGACCGCAACGCACGATTTCACCAAGTCATTCCCGCTGGAGCGCTTTGGTTCGACCCCGGAAGATTTGGCACGCTGGGAACAGACCCGAAAAAATAACCCGCCGCTGTCGCACCCGGTTATCCGCACCCACCCGGTAAGCGGGCGCAAGTCGTTGTTCGTCAACGAAGGTTTCACCACGCGCATCAATGAACTGTCTGAAGCAGAGAGCGAAGCGATCCTGAAGTTGCTGTTTGCCCATGCCACCCGCCCGGAATACACCATTCGCTGGCGCTGGCAGGAGAACGATGTGGCGTTTTGGGATAACCGCGTAACCCAGCATTACGCCGTGGACGATTACCGTCCGAACCGCCGTGTGATGCACCGTGCAACGATTTTGGGTGATGCTCCGTTCTGA
- the tauC gene encoding taurine ABC transporter permease TauC, with protein sequence MSSYEAVAANPVAAPHTPRPVKRSLSTRWISVLTLVTLIAVWWAVTAAGLIEPLFLPPPSAVLQKGWLLATTGYMDSTLWQHLGASLSRIGLGLGFAILTAVPVGIAIGHNRIARGIFDPLIEFYRPIPPLAYLPLIVIWCGIGELSKVLLIYLAIFAPIAIATATGVRTVDPAKVRAAQSLGATRWQLIRHVILPSALPDILTGVRIGLGVGWSTLVAAELIAATSGLGFMVQSAAQFLVTDVVVLGILVIAIIAFAMEMGLRALQHKLVPWHGQAH encoded by the coding sequence ATGAGCAGTTATGAAGCAGTCGCCGCCAACCCGGTTGCCGCGCCCCACACCCCACGCCCGGTCAAGCGCAGCCTGAGCACACGCTGGATCAGCGTGCTGACCCTCGTCACCCTGATCGCCGTATGGTGGGCCGTTACCGCTGCCGGTCTGATTGAACCCCTGTTTCTGCCGCCGCCCTCTGCCGTGTTGCAAAAAGGCTGGCTGCTGGCGACCACGGGCTATATGGATTCCACCCTGTGGCAGCACCTGGGCGCGAGCTTGAGCCGTATCGGCCTGGGTCTGGGCTTTGCGATTCTGACGGCAGTGCCGGTGGGCATCGCCATTGGCCATAACCGCATTGCGCGGGGAATTTTCGATCCGCTGATCGAGTTCTATCGCCCAATCCCGCCATTGGCCTATTTGCCACTGATCGTGATCTGGTGCGGTATTGGCGAGCTGTCGAAAGTGCTGCTGATTTACCTGGCGATTTTCGCCCCGATCGCGATTGCCACCGCCACCGGCGTGCGTACCGTTGACCCGGCCAAGGTCCGTGCTGCGCAGTCGTTGGGTGCGACGCGCTGGCAGTTGATTCGCCATGTGATTTTGCCGAGCGCCTTGCCGGATATCTTGACCGGTGTGCGTATCGGTCTGGGCGTGGGCTGGTCGACGCTGGTGGCCGCCGAACTGATCGCCGCCACCAGTGGCCTGGGTTTTATGGTGCAGTCCGCCGCGCAGTTCCTGGTGACCGATGTGGTGGTACTGGGGATTCTGGTGATAGCCATCATCGCCTTTGCCATGGAAATGGGCCTGCGCGCCCTGCAACACAAGCTGGTGCCGTGGCACGGCCAGGCTCACTAA
- a CDS encoding glutamine synthetase family protein has protein sequence MSVPPRAVQLNEANAFLKDHPEVLYVDLLIADMNGVVRGKRIERTSLHKVYEKGINLPASLFALDINGSTVESTGLGLDIGDADRICYPIPDTLCNEPWQKRPTAQLLMTMHELEGEPFFADPREVLRQVVTKFDELGLTICAAFELEFYLIDQENVNGRPQPPRSPISGKRPHSTQVYLIDDLDEYVDCLQDILEGAKEQGIPADAIVKESAPAQFEVNLHHVADPIKACDYAVLLKRLIKNIAYDHEMDTTFMAKPYPGQAGNGLHVHISILDKDGKNIFASEDPEQNAALRHAIGGVLETLPAQMAFLCPNVNSYRRFGAQFYVPNSPCWGLDNRTVAIRVPTGSADSVRIEHRVAGADANPYLLMASVLAGVHHGLTNKIEPGAPVEGNSYEQNEQSLPNNLRDALRELDDSEVMAKYIDPKYIDIFVACKESELEEFEHSISDLEYNWYLHTV, from the coding sequence ATGTCGGTACCCCCGCGTGCCGTTCAGCTTAACGAAGCGAACGCGTTCCTTAAGGATCATCCTGAGGTTCTGTACGTAGACCTTCTCATTGCGGATATGAATGGTGTGGTGCGCGGCAAGCGCATCGAACGCACCAGCCTGCACAAGGTTTACGAGAAAGGCATCAACCTGCCTGCCTCTCTGTTTGCACTGGATATCAATGGCTCAACGGTGGAAAGCACCGGCCTGGGTCTGGATATCGGTGACGCAGACAGAATCTGTTATCCCATCCCCGACACCCTGTGCAACGAACCCTGGCAAAAGCGCCCTACCGCGCAATTGCTGATGACGATGCACGAACTTGAAGGTGAACCTTTCTTCGCCGACCCTCGCGAAGTACTGCGTCAAGTTGTTACCAAATTTGACGAACTGGGCCTGACCATTTGCGCCGCTTTCGAGCTGGAGTTCTACCTGATCGACCAGGAGAACGTTAACGGTCGCCCGCAGCCACCACGTTCGCCGATCTCCGGCAAACGCCCGCATTCGACTCAGGTTTACCTGATCGACGACCTCGATGAATACGTCGACTGCCTCCAGGACATTCTGGAAGGTGCCAAAGAGCAAGGCATCCCGGCTGACGCCATCGTTAAAGAAAGTGCCCCGGCGCAGTTCGAAGTGAACCTGCACCACGTTGCCGACCCCATCAAGGCCTGCGACTACGCGGTACTGCTCAAGCGTCTGATCAAAAACATCGCCTACGACCATGAGATGGACACCACATTCATGGCCAAGCCTTATCCGGGCCAGGCGGGCAACGGGCTACACGTTCATATTTCGATTCTGGACAAAGACGGCAAAAATATTTTTGCCAGCGAGGATCCCGAGCAGAACGCCGCATTGCGTCACGCGATCGGCGGTGTGCTCGAGACCCTACCGGCACAGATGGCGTTCCTTTGCCCCAACGTGAACTCCTACCGTCGTTTCGGCGCACAGTTCTATGTGCCCAACTCGCCGTGCTGGGGCCTGGACAACCGTACCGTGGCCATTCGCGTTCCGACCGGCTCGGCCGACTCGGTACGGATCGAACACCGGGTTGCCGGTGCCGATGCCAACCCGTATCTGTTGATGGCCTCTGTGCTGGCCGGTGTTCACCACGGTCTGACCAACAAGATCGAACCGGGCGCCCCCGTCGAAGGCAACAGCTACGAGCAAAACGAGCAAAGCCTGCCGAACAACCTGCGCGATGCATTGCGTGAGCTGGATGACAGCGAAGTGATGGCCAAATATATCGACCCGAAATACATCGATATTTTTGTCGCCTGTAAAGAGAGCGAGCTGGAAGAGTTTGAACACTCCATCTCCGATCTCGAATACAACTGGTACTTGCATACCGTGTAA
- a CDS encoding OprD family porin: MHKSTLAIAVAVGLLAQQASAAGFIEDSKATLKLRNFYINNDNRDSGTKAAGAQSKTEEWGQGFQLDFTSGFTQGTVGFGIDAIGLLGVKLDSSAGKHGNPTGANYGGSVFPSDGNHAVDDFSSLGLTAKAKVSQTELRIGTLQPKLPVIVSNDGRMLPQTFQGGQITSSEFKDLTFTGGQIEHAKGRNSSNNEGLSIAGANNSITGKFVNKFYYGGVDYKVNKDLLLQYYYGNLEDFYKQNFLGLVHNWSIGPGVLKSDLRYFNSTDDGKNGHDSAYYTTGDYANSSAGSGKGKVDNNLISGLFLYTVEGHTFGGGYQVSNGSSDFPFLNQGDGASAYIPTDMQISKFARAGERTWQARYSYDFAKVGVPGLTAGAVYLRGDNIDTYNSKNVQTSNGSSEWERDITVAYVIQEGTLKNLGFMWKNAMWRNDIAGQRDQDENRLIVSYSIPLL; this comes from the coding sequence ATGCACAAGTCCACCTTGGCCATCGCTGTGGCCGTAGGATTGTTGGCACAACAAGCCAGCGCTGCCGGCTTTATCGAAGACAGCAAGGCCACGCTGAAGCTGCGTAACTTCTATATCAATAACGATAACCGTGACTCGGGCACCAAAGCTGCCGGTGCGCAAAGCAAGACTGAAGAATGGGGCCAGGGCTTCCAGCTGGACTTCACTTCGGGCTTCACCCAGGGCACAGTCGGTTTCGGTATTGATGCCATTGGCCTGTTGGGCGTCAAGCTCGACTCCAGCGCTGGCAAACACGGCAACCCTACCGGCGCAAACTATGGCGGTTCGGTGTTCCCAAGCGATGGCAACCACGCTGTAGACGATTTCTCCAGCCTGGGCCTGACCGCAAAAGCCAAAGTGTCCCAGACCGAACTGCGCATCGGTACCCTGCAGCCTAAACTGCCGGTTATCGTTAGCAACGACGGTCGCATGCTGCCGCAAACCTTCCAGGGTGGCCAGATCACTTCCAGCGAGTTCAAGGACCTGACCTTCACCGGCGGCCAGATCGAGCACGCCAAGGGCCGTAACTCGAGCAACAACGAAGGCCTGTCGATTGCCGGCGCGAACAATTCCATTACGGGCAAGTTCGTTAACAAGTTCTACTACGGCGGTGTGGACTACAAGGTCAACAAAGACCTGTTGCTGCAGTACTACTACGGCAACCTGGAAGATTTCTACAAACAAAACTTCCTGGGCCTGGTTCACAACTGGTCCATCGGTCCGGGCGTGTTGAAATCTGACCTGCGCTACTTCAACAGCACCGACGACGGCAAGAACGGCCACGACTCTGCGTATTACACCACCGGTGATTACGCCAACAGCTCTGCAGGTAGCGGCAAGGGCAAGGTCGACAACAACCTGATCAGCGGCCTGTTCCTGTACACCGTTGAAGGTCACACCTTTGGTGGCGGTTATCAGGTGAGTAACGGCAGCAGCGACTTCCCGTTCCTGAACCAGGGCGACGGTGCATCGGCGTATATCCCTACCGATATGCAGATCTCGAAGTTCGCCCGTGCTGGCGAGCGTACCTGGCAGGCGCGTTACTCGTATGACTTCGCCAAAGTCGGCGTACCTGGCCTGACGGCGGGCGCGGTTTACCTGCGTGGCGACAATATCGACACCTACAACAGCAAAAATGTGCAAACCAGCAATGGCTCTTCCGAGTGGGAACGCGATATCACCGTGGCTTACGTGATCCAGGAAGGCACGCTGAAAAATCTGGGCTTCATGTGGAAAAACGCCATGTGGCGCAACGATATTGCTGGCCAGCGCGACCAGGACGAAAACCGTCTGATCGTGAGCTACTCGATCCCGTTGCTGTAA
- a CDS encoding aspartate aminotransferase family protein, whose amino-acid sequence MTNKNPQTLEWQQLSNDHHLAPFSDFKQLKEVGPRIITHAKGVYLWDSEGHKILDGMAGLWCVAIGYGRDELAEAASKQMRELPYYNLFFMTAHPPVLELSKAIAEIAPEGMNHVFFTGSGSEGNDTMLRMVRHYWAIKGQPNKKTIISRKNGYHGSTVAGASLGGMTYMHEQGDLPIPGITHIPQPYWFGEGGDMSPEEFGIWAANQLEEKILELGVDTVGAFIAEPIQGAGGVIVPPATYWPRIKEILAKYDILFVADEVICGFGRTGEWFGSDFYDLKPDMMTIAKGLTSGYIPMGGLIVRDEVVAVLNEGGDFNHGFTYSGHPVAAAVALENIRILREEKIVEKVHAETAPYLQKRLRELNDHPLVGEVRGVGMLGAIELVQDKATRKRYEGRGVGMICRQFCFDNGLIMRAVGDTMIISPPLVISKDEIDELVTKARKCLDLTLETLQG is encoded by the coding sequence ATGACCAACAAGAACCCGCAAACCCTCGAATGGCAACAACTGAGCAACGATCACCACCTGGCACCGTTCAGTGACTTCAAACAGTTGAAAGAAGTCGGCCCACGCATCATCACTCACGCCAAGGGCGTGTACCTGTGGGACAGCGAAGGCCACAAGATTCTCGACGGCATGGCCGGCCTGTGGTGTGTTGCCATCGGCTATGGCCGTGACGAGCTGGCTGAAGCGGCCAGCAAGCAAATGCGTGAACTGCCGTACTACAACCTGTTTTTCATGACCGCCCACCCGCCGGTCCTTGAACTGTCCAAAGCCATCGCCGAGATCGCACCTGAAGGCATGAACCATGTGTTCTTCACCGGCTCAGGCTCTGAGGGCAACGACACCATGCTGCGCATGGTTCGCCATTACTGGGCGATCAAGGGCCAGCCGAATAAAAAGACCATCATCAGCCGCAAAAACGGCTACCACGGTTCTACCGTGGCCGGTGCCAGCCTGGGCGGCATGACCTACATGCACGAACAGGGCGATTTGCCGATTCCGGGCATTACCCACATCCCGCAGCCGTACTGGTTCGGTGAAGGTGGCGATATGTCCCCGGAAGAGTTCGGTATCTGGGCGGCCAATCAGCTCGAAGAAAAAATCCTCGAACTGGGCGTCGACACTGTCGGTGCCTTTATTGCCGAGCCGATCCAGGGCGCGGGCGGTGTGATTGTGCCGCCAGCCACCTACTGGCCACGCATCAAGGAAATCCTGGCCAAGTACGACATCCTGTTCGTGGCCGATGAAGTGATTTGTGGTTTTGGTCGCACCGGCGAGTGGTTCGGCAGTGATTTCTACGACCTCAAGCCGGACATGATGACCATTGCCAAGGGCCTGACCTCGGGCTACATCCCGATGGGCGGCCTGATCGTGCGCGACGAAGTGGTGGCGGTGCTGAATGAGGGCGGCGATTTCAACCACGGCTTCACCTACTCGGGTCACCCGGTAGCCGCCGCCGTGGCACTGGAAAACATCCGCATCCTGCGCGAAGAAAAAATTGTCGAGAAGGTGCATGCCGAAACGGCACCGTATTTGCAAAAGCGTCTGCGTGAACTGAACGATCACCCGTTGGTGGGCGAAGTGCGTGGTGTGGGCATGCTGGGTGCCATTGAGCTGGTACAGGACAAAGCCACACGCAAGCGTTACGAAGGCCGTGGTGTCGGCATGATCTGCCGGCAGTTCTGTTTTGATAACGGTCTGATCATGCGTGCCGTGGGTGACACCATGATCATCTCGCCGCCATTGGTGATCAGCAAGGACGAGATCGACGAGCTGGTGACCAAGGCGCGTAAGTGCCTGGATCTGACCTTGGAAACTTTGCAAGGTTAA